Proteins from a single region of Psilocybe cubensis strain MGC-MH-2018 chromosome 3, whole genome shotgun sequence:
- a CDS encoding OVARIAN TUMOR DOMAIN-containing deubiquitinating enzyme 5, which yields MGGSKKNRKKPISPLPPTEIMNEDDSELMDDLLAQLDSRDQVVQAESASVLNEMNLNAQADSIEASSRQDAKSRFKARQARKAAALAQSYSPDDPAVQARLEKEARDEEDSIRRVCDQLSLEIHEINPDGHCLFSAVADQLALLGLISPAEATYTNLRVAAANYIHSHPDDFLPFLPSTGGEDGAGALDAGMMNREEFDSYCTSIRDTAIWGGEPEIVALSRAFNIPINVVQGGHPPIVVHSPAGDQKSGTATPASVMISYHRKLYGLGEHYNSLRKKVA from the exons GAAATCATGAATGAAGATGACTCTGAACTTATGGATGATCTGCTCGCTCAACTTGATTCCAGGGATCAAGTCGTTCAAGCAGAGTCCGCAAGTGTTCTCAACGAAATGAACTTGAATGCTCAAGCCGACTCTATCGAAGCGAGCTCCAGACAAGACGCAAAAAGTCGCTTCAAAGCTCGACAA GCCAGAAAAGCAGCAGCTCTTGCCCAGTCGTATTCTCCAGACGACCCAGCAGTACAAGCTCGCCTTGAAAAGGAAGCCAGAGATGAGGAAGACTCTATACGGCGAGTGTGCGATCAGCTGTCATTGGAAATACACGAG ATCAATCCAGACGGACACTGCCTTTTCTCTGCAGTGGCCGACCAACTGGCTTTACTTGGGTTAATTTCGCCAGCTGAAGCCACTTATACCAATCTCAGAGTTGCTGCTGCCAATTACATTCACTCCCATCCCGACGatttccttccttttttgCCATCTACCGGCGGTGAAGATGGCGCTGGCGCTCTGGATGCTGGAATGATGAACCGAGAAGAATTTGACTCTTACTGCACATCAATCAGAGACACTGCCATTTGGGGTGGCGAGCCTGAGATTGTCGCCCTTAGTCGTGCTTTTAACATCCCTATAAATGTTGTCCAGGGAGGACATCCACCTATCGTCGTACATAGTCCGGCTGGGGACCAAAAATCTGGTACAGCAACGCCAGCCTCCGTTATGATTAGTTATCATCGGAAACTCTATGGCCTTGGAGAG CATTATAATTCTttgaggaagaaggttgcATGA